A window of the Bdellovibrio sp. ZAP7 genome harbors these coding sequences:
- a CDS encoding helix-turn-helix transcriptional regulator, with protein MKLKSNLKHILADRDMTAAQLSRKTGVPKTTLSEWLSGGNPRDIKKVKIVADELGITVDELCFGPFERKSPLKEMEDEIFAGNFDVILRKAKK; from the coding sequence ATGAAACTAAAAAGCAATCTCAAGCATATTTTAGCAGATCGAGATATGACGGCGGCACAACTGTCCCGCAAAACTGGTGTACCGAAAACCACACTTTCAGAATGGTTATCTGGAGGCAATCCCAGAGACATAAAGAAGGTTAAAATAGTTGCTGATGAACTTGGCATTACTGTCGACGAACTATGTTTTGGTCCATTTGAACGAAAATCTCCACTGAAAGAGATGGAGGACGAAATTTTCGCAGGGAACTTCGACGTCATTCTTCGAAAAGCAAAAAAATGA
- a CDS encoding helix-turn-helix domain-containing protein → MAHYSNQKKDLRIFTKDIFPNDTKTLCSLKTEEEWLTTKEAAAYLKIPTSTLWTLSSNGKVPYYKLGRSNRYALADLRNLLLSQKRGGFYGN, encoded by the coding sequence ATGGCGCATTATTCTAACCAAAAAAAAGATTTAAGAATATTTACCAAAGATATATTTCCAAATGATACAAAAACACTTTGTTCTTTGAAAACTGAAGAGGAGTGGTTAACAACGAAAGAAGCAGCTGCGTATCTAAAAATTCCGACATCAACTTTGTGGACTCTATCAAGTAACGGCAAAGTTCCCTATTATAAATTAGGACGGTCGAATCGATACGCGTTAGCTGATTTAAGAAACCTTTTGCTTTCACAAAAAAGAGGAGGTTTTTATGGGAATTAA
- a CDS encoding tyrosine-type recombinase/integrase, with amino-acid sequence MKQVTESIRERSLLRADRISSLIEQFITAHDVKDISREGYKRRLKDFRQWLLNTDFKSLNRRDLIEYKRSLRSRKFSSNTQAAYMVAVRTFFAWLESEKIYPNLAKNIKSAKRDKRFRKDPLTIPQIFRLLNSIDRSTIKGKRDYALLNLMIRTGPRSIEIARADIDDLRQEAGQPVLWLQGKGSDSKDAYVVLTETALTPILEYLAERPVAKATEPLFGSTSDGNRHQRLSTRSIRRIAKDRLRAISIDNPRISTHSFRHTATTLALVAGASLQETQLFARHSSPAVTAGYAHNIERASGIPEKKIDELLKSSRSKAD; translated from the coding sequence ATGAAACAAGTAACAGAATCTATACGTGAACGTTCACTGCTGAGAGCAGACCGGATATCTAGCCTAATCGAACAATTTATCACGGCCCATGATGTTAAAGATATCTCGCGTGAGGGATATAAAAGACGGCTCAAAGATTTCAGACAGTGGTTACTCAATACCGATTTTAAATCGTTAAATCGTAGAGATTTAATTGAGTACAAACGCTCTCTTAGAAGTCGTAAATTTTCCTCTAACACACAAGCCGCATACATGGTGGCCGTACGCACCTTCTTTGCCTGGTTGGAATCTGAAAAGATATATCCAAATCTTGCAAAGAATATCAAATCAGCAAAAAGAGATAAACGCTTCCGAAAGGACCCTCTTACGATTCCACAAATTTTTCGACTTTTGAATTCAATTGATCGTTCCACCATCAAGGGGAAACGCGACTACGCCCTATTAAACCTCATGATTCGAACTGGCCCCCGCTCAATTGAAATTGCGCGAGCAGATATCGATGACCTACGCCAGGAGGCCGGGCAACCTGTTCTCTGGCTACAAGGCAAAGGTTCAGATTCCAAGGATGCCTATGTTGTCCTCACCGAAACGGCCTTAACTCCAATACTCGAATATCTTGCCGAACGACCAGTTGCAAAAGCAACTGAACCACTTTTTGGGTCAACATCAGATGGAAATCGCCATCAACGCCTTTCTACTCGCTCCATTCGAAGGATAGCCAAGGACAGACTCCGAGCCATCTCTATAGATAATCCCCGCATCTCAACACACTCCTTCCGGCACACGGCAACTACCCTTGCTTTGGTTGCCGGTGCCTCACTCCAGGAGACTCAACTATTTGCGCGACATTCGTCTCCGGCCGTAACAGCCGGGTATGCCCATAACATTGAGCGTGCTTCCGGCATCCCTGAAAAAAAGATTGATGAACTTTTAAAATCTTCGCGATCCAAGGCCGATTGA
- a CDS encoding site-specific integrase: MGIKFRDDIQGYEVTFSKRHPLTRQPKSLSRTRNDKGDLIATEIEAKRIYNQLVLQVETSFEEGAGGKMKVATLREQFYESMEMRDLAPSTVENYRLCLDAHTRQWNNRTIESIRTEEIRALIKVTLAERSPSHQKSMLKFIKGLFGFAVECGYLQRNPVPMLQFRLGDKIKKVLTREQMKQLLEKAREMNHPWYSVWAFALYTGCRNGELYALTKDKISLHNRTILISSAWDHKHGFKEFTKSKQDRTIEVAPPLIPIIKQLYAENPDSNFVLPHHREWTEGRQAEILRAFLMGIGLPPVRFHDLRASWATALLGNGVEPAKVMIAGGWSDIKTMMIYMRKAGISIKGMTDNLHLHDPETPVGEVISIFAKQGDG; encoded by the coding sequence ATGGGAATTAAATTTAGAGACGATATACAAGGCTATGAAGTTACATTTTCGAAGCGACATCCATTAACCAGACAACCAAAGTCACTGAGCCGAACTCGTAATGACAAGGGTGACCTAATCGCCACAGAAATCGAGGCAAAGCGTATTTATAATCAACTTGTTTTACAAGTTGAGACGAGCTTCGAAGAAGGTGCTGGCGGAAAAATGAAGGTAGCGACATTGCGGGAACAGTTCTACGAATCAATGGAAATGCGCGATTTAGCACCTTCTACAGTCGAGAACTATCGCCTGTGTCTTGATGCGCATACACGCCAATGGAACAACCGAACCATTGAGTCAATCCGTACCGAAGAGATACGCGCATTGATTAAGGTCACGCTGGCTGAAAGGTCCCCATCACATCAAAAAAGTATGCTCAAGTTCATCAAAGGGCTTTTTGGATTTGCAGTTGAATGCGGATATCTGCAACGTAATCCCGTTCCGATGCTTCAATTCCGTCTCGGAGACAAAATTAAGAAAGTTCTTACTAGAGAACAGATGAAGCAACTTCTTGAAAAAGCACGGGAGATGAATCATCCATGGTATTCAGTCTGGGCCTTTGCTTTATACACTGGGTGCCGCAATGGCGAACTTTACGCCCTTACAAAAGACAAGATTAGCCTGCACAATAGAACAATCTTGATCTCGTCGGCGTGGGACCATAAGCATGGCTTCAAAGAATTCACCAAATCAAAGCAAGATCGCACTATCGAGGTTGCCCCGCCGCTGATACCCATCATCAAACAGCTCTATGCTGAAAATCCGGACAGCAACTTTGTCCTTCCTCATCACAGGGAATGGACCGAAGGACGGCAGGCCGAGATTTTAAGGGCTTTTCTAATGGGAATTGGGCTGCCTCCTGTAAGGTTTCATGACCTTCGCGCAAGTTGGGCGACAGCCCTTCTAGGGAATGGCGTAGAGCCCGCAAAAGTTATGATTGCTGGTGGATGGTCGGATATCAAAACAATGATGATTTACATGCGTAAGGCAGGTATCAGCATTAAGGGTATGACCGACAACCTACACCTTCATGATCCTGAAACTCCAGTAGGCGAAGTGATCTCTATCTTTGCAAAGCAGGGAGATGGATAG
- a CDS encoding DEAD/DEAH box helicase: MLNSIIAGDRVEEEICRRISIIHSQGPVNAVDLEFLSYAKKFHQPVFSKYESKLLYVLGQFYKSLEPRSFIETVYNLYSEGISKELDEYFTPVQASIYLQIKAKKYFSFSAPTSAGKSYLFRTLIKREKKDIVIVVPSRALISEYYKAVMEIVEDSNEILVLQFADNINTKKTERRIYIVTPERAIELFKISRHLSIGLFLMDEAHISEDPSRGIKFDWFVRRIGEEFKDAKKVFAHPFVENPEAQLKKHFIQEESASENFRQASVGKIFLERSADGFKYFSPNIECDDVLSKTDPVMSIIKNKGSVLIYIAKSKLYEDEFDAQFLPYIKSCPQIRDDGAKKIISELAEYLGVDSSEDKKSDLLEYMRKGVVIHHGSIPLKARLLIEEFVRAGYARICFATSTLNQGINMPFDAVWLARIDRLKPLDLKNLIGRSGRSQKNDVFDFGYTIVESDKRELFLQKYNQAFEISEQSQLELLSTGKDEDVFDLVESLKNNSFNDNLFLPQSQVDRIKAADINGDVSFLLDSFFGQNEVITGNQYNALGESRRKKIKETLGRLYSVHLIRQELTTAEKSVLSTAIPILLWRIQGKSFSQIVSMRFAYLSRKDEQKIIKKRLKNKEIKKGEAKELLSKLEARVQTAPAPIPDKRLSRSWSFTKTAAEDLSYDHVIYDTYDYLDKVISLSMVDPLCAVFEVYFERSKDERAKKLINFIRYGTDDSIEIYLLRYGFDFEEIEWLKPHIEQVNTEEIVFANTIKKLSDEKLKVIQRYI, translated from the coding sequence GTGCTGAATAGTATAATTGCTGGTGATCGTGTTGAAGAAGAGATTTGCCGACGAATTTCAATAATTCATTCTCAAGGTCCGGTAAATGCGGTTGATTTGGAGTTTTTGTCCTATGCCAAGAAATTTCATCAACCTGTTTTTTCAAAGTATGAATCGAAGTTGCTTTATGTGTTGGGCCAATTTTACAAATCCCTAGAACCAAGAAGTTTTATAGAGACGGTTTATAATCTATATTCAGAGGGAATTTCTAAGGAATTAGATGAGTATTTTACGCCAGTACAAGCGAGTATTTATTTGCAGATAAAAGCAAAAAAGTATTTCTCATTCTCGGCGCCCACGAGTGCCGGGAAATCATACTTATTTCGAACTCTTATCAAGAGAGAAAAAAAGGATATTGTAATTGTTGTTCCTTCGCGTGCCTTGATTTCGGAGTACTACAAAGCGGTAATGGAAATTGTTGAAGACAGTAATGAAATATTGGTTTTGCAGTTCGCGGATAACATAAACACAAAAAAGACAGAGCGTCGAATATATATAGTGACCCCGGAAAGAGCGATCGAGCTCTTTAAAATATCCCGTCATTTGTCTATCGGTCTTTTTCTAATGGATGAGGCCCATATTTCTGAAGATCCAAGTCGCGGAATAAAATTTGATTGGTTTGTCCGAAGAATTGGCGAGGAGTTCAAGGATGCCAAAAAGGTTTTTGCTCATCCGTTTGTTGAGAACCCAGAAGCTCAATTGAAGAAGCATTTTATTCAAGAAGAATCGGCGTCAGAGAACTTCAGGCAAGCGTCTGTCGGAAAAATATTTCTGGAAAGAAGCGCCGACGGTTTCAAATATTTCTCTCCGAATATTGAATGTGATGATGTTCTTAGTAAGACTGATCCAGTGATGAGCATCATTAAAAATAAGGGCTCGGTTTTAATTTACATTGCAAAATCTAAGCTTTATGAAGATGAGTTTGATGCGCAGTTTTTACCATATATTAAATCGTGCCCCCAAATTCGCGATGATGGAGCCAAAAAAATAATTTCAGAATTGGCCGAATACCTAGGTGTTGATAGTAGTGAAGATAAAAAATCTGATCTCCTTGAGTACATGCGAAAAGGAGTTGTAATTCATCATGGATCAATTCCACTTAAAGCACGTCTCTTGATTGAAGAATTTGTGCGTGCGGGTTACGCACGTATTTGTTTTGCGACGTCCACATTAAATCAAGGTATTAATATGCCATTTGATGCCGTATGGCTGGCGAGAATAGATCGCTTAAAACCGTTGGATTTAAAGAATCTCATTGGGCGTTCTGGACGGTCGCAGAAAAATGATGTTTTTGACTTTGGTTACACGATTGTCGAATCTGACAAGAGAGAACTTTTTCTTCAAAAATATAACCAGGCGTTTGAAATTTCAGAACAATCTCAGTTGGAGCTGTTATCTACTGGTAAAGACGAAGACGTATTTGACCTAGTCGAGTCCTTAAAAAATAATTCTTTCAACGACAACTTATTTTTGCCTCAATCTCAGGTTGATCGAATAAAGGCTGCGGATATCAATGGTGATGTATCATTTTTGCTAGACAGTTTTTTCGGACAAAATGAAGTAATAACGGGGAATCAATACAATGCGCTTGGGGAGTCTCGGCGAAAGAAAATTAAGGAAACTCTAGGCAGACTGTATTCAGTCCATTTAATTAGGCAAGAACTAACGACTGCAGAGAAGTCAGTCTTAAGTACCGCTATACCAATTCTACTTTGGAGGATTCAAGGTAAATCATTCAGCCAGATTGTATCTATGAGATTTGCATATCTATCCAGAAAAGACGAACAGAAGATAATTAAGAAGCGTCTTAAAAATAAAGAGATCAAGAAAGGCGAAGCCAAGGAGCTGCTAAGTAAATTAGAAGCCCGAGTTCAAACCGCTCCGGCGCCGATTCCTGATAAGCGACTATCCCGATCATGGTCTTTTACAAAAACAGCTGCAGAGGACTTGTCTTATGATCATGTTATTTATGATACATATGACTATTTAGATAAAGTAATCTCGCTTTCAATGGTTGACCCGTTATGTGCAGTGTTTGAGGTGTATTTCGAACGGTCAAAAGACGAGAGAGCCAAAAAGTTGATTAATTTTATTCGTTACGGAACCGATGACTCGATAGAGATCTATCTACTTCGATATGGTTTTGATTTCGAGGAGATCGAGTGGCTTAAGCCACATATAGAGCAGGTTAATACCGAGGAGATTGTATTCGCCAACACAATTAAAAAATTGTCTGACGAGAAGCTGAAAGTGATCCAACGCTATATTTAA
- a CDS encoding sterol desaturase family protein — translation MLTITLSIFVFCFILERIFTGWKLPDVKTWHIRVLAINILQLGIVTLAGYTWEKWLSAVSLFKLSEHVGPWLGGFLAYFFATFVFYWWHRVRHTSDFLWRYFHQIHHSPQRLEVITSFYKHPQEMLVNSILGSLIVFTFLGLSVEAGAVYTLMTALGEFFYHTNIKTPQWIGYVFQRPEMHRIHHEYNKHKNNYGDFVLWDMMFGTYENPKEWNGTCGFDDEKEQRLGEMLLLRDVHKSRTK, via the coding sequence ATGCTCACGATCACTTTATCAATATTCGTATTCTGCTTTATCCTTGAACGAATCTTTACAGGCTGGAAGCTTCCCGATGTAAAAACCTGGCACATCCGAGTCCTTGCGATCAACATTCTGCAATTAGGTATCGTCACCCTTGCGGGATATACTTGGGAAAAATGGCTTTCCGCGGTTTCTTTATTTAAATTATCAGAACATGTAGGCCCTTGGCTTGGTGGATTCTTGGCCTACTTCTTTGCGACCTTCGTATTTTACTGGTGGCACCGAGTACGCCACACTTCTGACTTCCTATGGAGATACTTTCACCAAATCCATCACAGCCCGCAAAGACTGGAAGTCATCACGTCGTTTTACAAGCACCCTCAAGAGATGCTTGTGAACTCGATACTTGGCAGCTTGATTGTATTTACATTTTTAGGCCTTAGTGTCGAAGCCGGCGCTGTCTATACCCTAATGACAGCACTGGGGGAGTTCTTTTATCACACCAATATCAAAACCCCACAGTGGATCGGATACGTATTCCAGCGCCCTGAAATGCATCGTATCCACCATGAATACAATAAGCATAAGAACAATTATGGCGACTTCGTACTCTGGGACATGATGTTTGGGACTTATGAAAATCCCAAAGAGTGGAATGGCACCTGTGGATTTGATGATGAGAAAGAGCAACGATTGGGTGAGATGTTGTTGCTTCGTGATGTGCATAAATCCAGGACAAAATAA
- a CDS encoding TetR/AcrR family transcriptional regulator, protein MSNKADSKEQKQVAVSLAILEVIEWDGLNGVTHSKVSRKSGVSRAWIYEYIGKDKSDLIEYAGEVFTSFFARIKKANRPKTRAEMMQRLEEGTEFVFQAVQANPVIIKLHYRFRGTDTAIGKVIAKYEKYWIGNTSKSLMEIMGMSSAEASAFAEMVMVLRLGFAFRVVTSKDSSRVLREAKLAMNFIDGLRCE, encoded by the coding sequence ATGTCGAATAAGGCTGATTCTAAAGAGCAAAAGCAGGTGGCGGTGTCACTGGCTATTCTAGAGGTTATTGAGTGGGATGGCTTAAATGGGGTGACTCATTCAAAGGTGTCTCGCAAATCGGGCGTTTCCCGTGCTTGGATCTATGAGTATATCGGGAAAGACAAGTCGGACCTGATCGAATACGCGGGGGAGGTTTTTACTTCATTCTTTGCTCGTATCAAGAAGGCGAATCGTCCCAAGACTCGTGCGGAGATGATGCAGCGTTTGGAAGAGGGCACTGAGTTCGTGTTCCAAGCGGTGCAGGCCAATCCGGTTATTATTAAGCTTCATTATCGTTTTCGTGGGACTGATACCGCGATCGGGAAAGTGATCGCTAAGTATGAGAAGTATTGGATTGGGAATACTTCTAAGAGCCTTATGGAGATTATGGGGATGAGTTCGGCGGAGGCGAGCGCTTTTGCGGAGATGGTGATGGTGCTTAGGCTTGGGTTTGCTTTTCGGGTGGTGACTTCGAAGGATTCTTCGCGAGTTTTGCGGGAAGCGAAGTTGGCGATGAATTTTATTGATGGCCTTCGTTGTGAATAA
- a CDS encoding DUF2971 domain-containing protein, whose product MDILPEAETLLNSFVMEGGMEGSVVSPSVLYHYTSCETFLNILKNQSLWLTHAYYTNDASEFSHGMNLFIGCLDGLIQFNFQQIFIDRMKEFMAKESKNPSLAPYIFCLTENKDQLSQWRGYGDFGSGVSIGLKTSDIEAHKSFHMSLLKIVYDDSEKRQIVGAIFQKFVNLVRNIGQNVNNISYVRRLALDFFRVAYTQSLRFKDKAWREESEWRCVILAESIDLRVKVRSRAGMLIPYVDESISSVHHFLDEVVVGPKASFDLQAASLEKIKIKLQSNFKISRSALPFR is encoded by the coding sequence ATGGATATTTTGCCGGAAGCTGAGACGTTGCTAAATAGTTTTGTGATGGAAGGTGGCATGGAAGGATCAGTTGTTTCACCTTCTGTTTTATATCATTACACGAGTTGTGAAACGTTTCTAAATATTCTCAAGAATCAATCTTTGTGGCTTACACATGCCTATTATACTAATGATGCTTCAGAGTTTTCGCACGGAATGAACTTATTCATCGGGTGTTTGGACGGCTTAATTCAATTTAATTTCCAACAGATTTTTATAGACCGGATGAAGGAATTTATGGCCAAAGAAAGTAAAAATCCCAGCCTCGCACCATATATTTTTTGCTTAACAGAGAATAAAGATCAGTTGAGTCAATGGAGAGGATATGGAGATTTTGGATCGGGTGTTTCAATTGGCTTAAAGACTTCTGATATAGAAGCCCATAAATCCTTTCACATGAGTCTTTTGAAGATTGTTTATGATGACAGTGAGAAGAGGCAGATTGTTGGGGCGATTTTTCAGAAGTTTGTAAATCTCGTCAGGAATATAGGTCAGAATGTTAATAATATTTCTTATGTTCGTAGACTCGCGCTGGACTTTTTTCGGGTCGCTTACACCCAATCACTTAGATTTAAAGATAAAGCTTGGAGGGAGGAATCCGAGTGGAGATGCGTAATTTTAGCTGAATCCATTGATCTAAGAGTTAAAGTAAGATCAAGAGCGGGAATGTTGATTCCTTATGTCGATGAGTCGATCTCATCTGTTCACCATTTCCTTGACGAAGTCGTTGTTGGGCCGAAAGCATCATTTGATTTACAGGCAGCTTCCTTAGAGAAGATCAAAATAAAGCTACAGTCCAATTTCAAAATTTCACGTTCGGCGTTGCCCTTTCGCTAA
- a CDS encoding DUF2254 domain-containing protein codes for MGLKLLQIYRKLKTNLSFRAGLYCMAAIAATLFSVSLSPLVPGELSDLLGGEAVDRILTIMASSLLAVVTFSLATLVTSYANVNGSAPSRATALVIGDPKAHSALSTFLGGFIFSVVSLTALSTKYYGADGRVILFFITIAVLSVIIWKIITWIGQLSTAGRLEHVMRQVHDVSKKTIQGQIEYFSWNQEAFNPPPTSSLPIESPTVGFVQTIDYKKLSKIADSIKKPLHILLLVGDFVTKTSVVAKIETDMITEDIQEKILSCFLFGSSRTFEDDPRFGLIVLSEVGSRALSPGINDPGTAIQVLGHLTQLLYFAIECKSDHPKTISSDYLRIRPITCSEIFDDAFRAIARDGSPNCEVSIFLQKSLASLSHIPEYAEAAAALSAENISQCETNMTSRNDIKRVKKAATS; via the coding sequence ATGGGACTTAAACTGTTGCAGATCTATAGAAAATTAAAAACCAACCTATCCTTTAGAGCTGGCTTGTATTGCATGGCCGCCATTGCTGCAACATTGTTTTCAGTTTCACTATCCCCCTTGGTGCCCGGCGAACTCTCTGATTTATTAGGGGGTGAGGCTGTTGATCGGATCCTGACAATCATGGCCAGCAGTCTGCTTGCAGTTGTCACATTTTCGTTAGCTACCCTCGTGACCAGTTATGCGAATGTCAACGGAAGCGCTCCCTCGCGAGCAACCGCCCTAGTCATCGGCGATCCCAAGGCACACTCGGCCTTATCAACTTTTTTGGGCGGCTTTATATTTAGTGTGGTTTCGTTGACAGCGTTATCAACTAAATATTATGGCGCCGATGGCAGAGTCATTTTATTTTTTATTACAATCGCCGTCCTCAGCGTGATTATTTGGAAGATTATAACTTGGATCGGTCAACTATCCACTGCGGGACGTCTGGAGCACGTCATGAGGCAAGTTCATGACGTTTCAAAGAAAACAATTCAAGGACAAATAGAATACTTTTCTTGGAATCAAGAGGCATTCAATCCTCCCCCTACCTCATCATTACCGATAGAATCCCCGACAGTAGGATTCGTGCAGACAATTGATTATAAAAAACTCTCGAAAATTGCCGACTCTATAAAAAAACCACTTCACATACTTTTACTTGTGGGAGACTTCGTCACGAAAACCTCCGTGGTTGCAAAAATAGAAACGGATATGATCACAGAGGATATTCAAGAAAAAATTCTCTCCTGCTTTTTATTCGGCTCATCGAGAACATTCGAAGATGATCCACGCTTTGGTCTTATTGTACTTTCTGAGGTGGGATCCCGAGCTCTGTCTCCGGGAATTAACGATCCCGGCACAGCCATACAAGTGCTAGGACACTTAACTCAGCTTCTTTATTTTGCGATAGAGTGTAAATCGGACCATCCTAAAACCATCAGCTCTGATTATTTAAGAATAAGACCTATAACGTGCTCTGAAATATTTGATGACGCCTTCCGCGCGATCGCCAGAGACGGTTCACCCAACTGCGAAGTCAGCATTTTTTTGCAAAAATCATTGGCATCTTTGAGTCACATACCGGAGTATGCGGAAGCTGCCGCGGCCCTGTCGGCGGAAAATATATCTCAGTGCGAAACAAACATGACATCTAGAAACGACATTAAACGTGTGAAGAAAGCGGCCACATCATAG
- a CDS encoding helix-turn-helix domain-containing protein: MPCGDLAGLDFFGFFEKNGCPTPSLSRNWPPLDIIKFFRKDSPLISDEIAVLYCQGMSITDISARTGIKRHTVWKTIKRLKKESNSEVSVPYDRWRKGKKRTGARPPFGFCILEGELVRDPKEYPTLLLIFDLWSKGMSVTSIVNLLGEKGLRSRTGKEWSYRVVQSITKRIDAKELEMIKGRIWFSEKYLKETKANKSANTQNKKSSRRCS; this comes from the coding sequence ATGCCTTGCGGAGATTTAGCTGGCTTAGATTTTTTTGGATTTTTTGAGAAAAATGGATGTCCAACCCCATCATTAAGCAGGAATTGGCCGCCCCTTGATATTATTAAGTTTTTTCGAAAAGACAGCCCCTTAATTTCCGATGAAATTGCCGTTTTATACTGCCAGGGTATGTCGATTACTGACATTTCTGCTCGTACTGGGATTAAAAGGCATACCGTTTGGAAGACTATTAAACGTCTTAAGAAAGAGTCTAACTCTGAAGTTTCAGTTCCTTATGACAGATGGCGCAAAGGAAAGAAGCGGACTGGGGCAAGGCCGCCGTTTGGTTTTTGTATCTTGGAAGGGGAGCTTGTCCGCGACCCTAAAGAGTACCCAACGCTTCTTTTGATTTTCGATTTATGGAGCAAGGGGATGTCCGTTACTTCCATCGTTAATTTACTTGGGGAAAAAGGACTGCGATCGCGTACTGGTAAGGAGTGGAGCTATCGGGTTGTTCAATCAATCACCAAGCGAATTGATGCCAAAGAACTTGAAATGATAAAAGGTAGGATTTGGTTTTCTGAAAAATACCTGAAGGAAACCAAGGCTAATAAATCAGCGAATACTCAAAATAAGAAGAGTTCAAGGAGGTGTTCATGA